A window of the Desulfovibrio sp. genome harbors these coding sequences:
- a CDS encoding MinD/ParA family protein: MSQETVNPLSTLSISILSGKGGVGKTNLALNLAYALYKANHKMLVMDFDVGLANVDVLLGVSPEKNLQDLLKPGVLPADVVAPVEPGGFDFLPAASGVPELLELDEDMRDSVFTKLNTVLGEYDYILFDLGAGIGKTVLSLASMTRMRILVVTPEPTSLTDGYAVIKVLKNQYNIKDFQVVVNQATNAKEAQTTFDRLHGACKRFLDLDIAYMGAVHTDPNVPDAVRRQVPLIKYAPQCRASQDILSLAIKIGRHRAESKSHLKMKSILKKITHA; this comes from the coding sequence ATGAGCCAAGAAACAGTCAATCCCCTCTCCACCCTCTCCATCTCCATCCTTTCCGGCAAAGGCGGCGTCGGCAAGACGAATCTGGCCCTGAACCTGGCCTACGCCCTGTACAAGGCCAACCACAAAATGCTGGTCATGGACTTTGACGTGGGCCTTGCCAACGTCGATGTTCTCCTGGGCGTTTCCCCGGAAAAGAACCTCCAGGATCTTTTGAAGCCCGGAGTACTGCCCGCGGATGTCGTGGCCCCGGTGGAACCCGGCGGTTTCGACTTCCTTCCCGCGGCCAGCGGCGTGCCGGAACTTCTTGAGCTCGACGAGGACATGCGCGATTCTGTTTTCACCAAGCTCAATACGGTGCTTGGCGAATACGACTACATACTCTTCGATCTCGGGGCTGGCATAGGCAAGACCGTGCTCTCCCTGGCCTCCATGACCCGCATGCGCATTCTGGTGGTCACCCCTGAGCCCACGTCCCTCACGGATGGCTACGCGGTCATCAAGGTCCTGAAAAACCAGTACAATATCAAAGACTTCCAGGTGGTGGTCAACCAGGCAACCAACGCCAAGGAAGCCCAGACAACCTTTGACCGTCTGCACGGGGCCTGCAAGCGTTTCCTCGATCTGGACATCGCCTACATGGGCGCGGTTCACACGGACCCCAATGTTCCCGATGCGGTGCGCCGGCAGGTGCCGCTCATCAAATACGCCCCGCAGTGCCGGGCTTCCCAGGACATCTTGAGTTTGGCCATCAAAATCGGGCGGCACCGGGCCGAATCAAAGTCGCATCTCAAGATGAAGTCTATTTTAAAAAAAATAACGCATGCTTAA
- a CDS encoding integration host factor subunit beta: MNKSELINALAESRDIHIDEASAVVNSFIDSIKSALVDGDRVEIRGFGSFKVKGYKGYTGRNPKSGEVVDVAPKRLPFFRPGKELKEFLNK, translated from the coding sequence ATGAACAAGAGCGAACTCATCAACGCCCTGGCCGAAAGCCGCGACATCCACATCGATGAAGCCTCGGCAGTGGTCAACTCGTTCATCGACTCCATTAAAAGCGCCCTTGTCGACGGGGACCGCGTGGAGATTCGTGGATTCGGCAGCTTCAAGGTCAAGGGATACAAAGGCTACACCGGCCGCAATCCGAAATCCGGCGAAGTGGTGGATGTGGCTCCCAAACGCCTGCCATTTTTCAGGCCAGGCAAGGAACTCAAGGAATTTCTCAACAAGTAG
- a CDS encoding DUF2087 domain-containing protein: MSRTPLPLHVEDISAMARSLRDQLSACDSTPGHVELLNMLARSTGYRNFQHFRAIAEGQTRLAPPDQRTPNDDSAGNKSEVATVDSAKVQRVARYFNPGGQLIRWPGKYSHREPCLWVLWSRFPARQDMTEKQVNELLLAGHLFGDHALLRREMFDRGMLSRTPDGRVYRRIEQEPSPEALALLQILSERQTN; the protein is encoded by the coding sequence ATGTCTAGAACTCCCCTTCCCTTACACGTTGAGGACATCTCCGCCATGGCACGCTCCTTGCGCGACCAGCTCAGTGCGTGCGATTCCACGCCTGGCCATGTGGAGCTTTTGAACATGCTGGCCCGGTCCACCGGCTACCGGAACTTCCAGCATTTCCGGGCGATTGCTGAAGGGCAAACCCGCCTCGCTCCCCCTGATCAGCGTACACCGAACGACGATTCGGCAGGCAACAAAAGCGAAGTTGCCACCGTTGATTCGGCCAAAGTGCAGCGCGTGGCGCGCTACTTCAATCCGGGCGGGCAACTGATACGCTGGCCTGGAAAGTACAGCCACCGCGAGCCCTGCCTATGGGTACTGTGGTCACGATTCCCGGCCCGCCAGGACATGACCGAAAAGCAGGTGAACGAGCTGCTTCTGGCTGGCCACCTGTTCGGTGACCACGCCCTGCTCCGCCGAGAGATGTTCGACCGTGGGATGCTGTCCCGAACGCCCGACGGCCGGGTCTATCGGCGCATCGAACAGGAGCCTTCACCCGAAGCCCTGGCCTTGCTCCAGATTCTGAGCGAACGCCAGACCAACTAA
- a CDS encoding PTS sugar transporter subunit IIC, producing MRFFFALFSCFRFLINLPLLDRPLTVGFVWGLFTGDWATSLGVTLFFELLWLDIFPAGTIIPPHSLAPALASLAVMWLFGIASPALAAVIMLAALPLGRLFTFLERYHRQYENHAFDRLLLWAKRPEHTPGPGVLTRRAIMVMLPLNFVAFTMALAGLLAIMHLVLPRLAPLLGSIPLKWPHLWVVASVGAVLSLRHRPAYAILLGGVALAVASRMFL from the coding sequence CTGCGCTTTTTTTTTGCCCTCTTTTCCTGCTTTCGTTTCCTGATCAACCTGCCTTTGCTCGACAGGCCGCTGACCGTGGGCTTCGTGTGGGGGCTCTTCACCGGGGACTGGGCAACGAGCCTGGGCGTGACCCTTTTCTTCGAGCTTCTCTGGCTGGACATATTCCCGGCAGGCACCATCATCCCCCCGCATTCCCTGGCTCCGGCACTGGCCAGCCTTGCTGTCATGTGGCTCTTCGGCATTGCCTCGCCCGCCCTTGCGGCGGTGATAATGCTTGCCGCCCTGCCCCTGGGGAGGCTTTTCACCTTTCTTGAGCGCTACCACCGCCAATACGAGAACCACGCCTTCGACCGCCTCCTCCTCTGGGCCAAGCGTCCGGAGCATACGCCTGGCCCGGGAGTCCTTACCAGGCGCGCCATCATGGTCATGCTGCCGCTGAATTTCGTGGCCTTTACCATGGCCTTGGCCGGGCTTTTGGCAATCATGCACCTTGTTCTGCCCAGGCTCGCGCCCTTGCTTGGTAGCATTCCGCTCAAATGGCCCCATCTTTGGGTTGTGGCCAGCGTTGGAGCCGTGCTCTCCCTCAGGCATCGTCCTGCCTACGCCATCCTTCTGGGTGGGGTGGCCCTGGCTGTGGCCAGCCGCATGTTTTTGTAG
- a CDS encoding cupin domain-containing protein, with protein sequence MKKMIGLAMLALLVAVPASAQVIPKGLIDSKPEQALLINLDQYYSKRQLPEKPSIDVDTIFTSPRSQVQLRTILKGFTAGAHYHSTADEIVIVVGGSGELFLNGQWVAVKQGDVHVNPRGVVHDTRALNENMRFLSIYTPQLPPGGDANMVK encoded by the coding sequence ATGAAGAAAATGATTGGTCTTGCCATGCTCGCGCTTCTTGTTGCCGTCCCTGCTTCTGCCCAGGTAATTCCCAAAGGGCTCATTGATTCCAAACCGGAACAGGCGCTTCTGATTAACCTTGATCAATACTACTCCAAGCGGCAATTGCCGGAAAAACCAAGCATTGATGTGGATACGATCTTCACATCGCCCAGGTCGCAGGTACAGCTCAGGACGATTCTCAAAGGGTTCACGGCTGGAGCCCATTATCACTCCACAGCTGATGAAATCGTCATTGTCGTTGGGGGCAGCGGGGAGTTGTTCTTGAATGGCCAATGGGTGGCGGTAAAGCAGGGGGATGTTCACGTGAATCCTCGCGGCGTGGTCCACGACACGCGGGCACTCAATGAGAACATGCGTTTTCTCTCCATCTACACGCCGCAACTTCCCCCGGGCGGCGACGCGAACATGGTGAAGTAA
- a CDS encoding HlyC/CorC family transporter, translating to MEEGSEGRFWNLVNKFFRGRNDLPLEELIQAAKEDGEVGDDDASVLLKFLKLGKKQVADIMVPRTDIVCADEEDGFPEVTRLIIEKGHSRIPIYRENRDHIIGVVHAKDLLKYLVNPQAKTPPVSSVMRKPLYIPETKNLKDMLAEFQKGRIHIAICMDEYGGTSGLVTFEDVLEEFVGEIEDEHDPTRPAEYQELGDGKLKLHGRFPLEELAGRFEIDLSSEQVETLGGYLSELAGRVPRQGDSFEDAGYRFTVIEADRRQVRWVLAEPISEPGRDNDPAPPA from the coding sequence TTGGAAGAAGGATCGGAAGGACGATTTTGGAACCTGGTCAACAAATTCTTTCGCGGTCGAAACGACCTGCCCCTGGAGGAACTGATCCAGGCGGCCAAGGAAGATGGAGAAGTCGGAGATGACGACGCATCCGTACTGCTCAAGTTCTTGAAACTCGGAAAGAAGCAGGTGGCGGACATCATGGTGCCCCGCACGGACATAGTCTGTGCGGACGAGGAAGACGGCTTCCCCGAGGTCACCCGGCTCATCATAGAAAAAGGGCATTCCCGCATCCCCATCTACCGGGAAAACCGCGACCACATCATCGGCGTGGTTCACGCAAAGGACCTGCTGAAATACCTGGTGAACCCCCAGGCAAAGACACCGCCCGTGTCCTCGGTGATGCGAAAGCCCCTCTACATTCCGGAAACCAAGAACTTGAAGGACATGCTGGCCGAATTCCAGAAAGGCCGCATCCATATCGCCATCTGCATGGACGAGTATGGCGGCACGTCCGGCCTGGTGACCTTCGAGGACGTGCTCGAGGAGTTCGTGGGCGAAATCGAGGACGAGCACGATCCGACCCGGCCGGCGGAATACCAGGAGCTCGGTGACGGCAAACTCAAGCTCCACGGACGCTTTCCCCTGGAAGAACTGGCCGGACGCTTTGAAATAGATCTTTCCTCCGAGCAGGTCGAAACCCTCGGCGGCTACCTCTCGGAACTGGCCGGACGCGTGCCGCGCCAGGGAGATTCCTTCGAGGACGCCGGGTACCGTTTCACTGTCATCGAAGCCGACAGGCGCCAGGTGCGCTGGGTTCTGGCCGAACCGATTTCAGAGCCTGGAAGGGACAATGATCCGGCTCCTCCGGCCTAA
- a CDS encoding manganese-dependent inorganic pyrophosphatase has product MAAYVVGHKNPDTDSIASAIAVADLMTKRGTKAVAAAQGKTTPETDFVLGKFGVKAPEIITDAEGKQIILVDHSDLAQSLDNLGKGEILGVIDHHKLGDVTTSSPLEMWVWPAGCTCTVIASMYDFYGIEIPKNMAGIMLCAILSDTVMFKSPTCTPADKKACEKLAKIAGVSDMMALGMEMFKVKSAVDGTPIRDLVFRDYKDFSMSGTNVGIGQLEVVDLAILDKYKADLQADIAKVKAEKKLHSVFLLLTDIMKEGTEMLIVSDDASVVEKAFGVKPTGTSVWLPGVMSRKKDVVPKFEKVFGA; this is encoded by the coding sequence ATGGCAGCATATGTCGTTGGACACAAAAACCCGGATACCGACTCCATCGCCTCGGCCATTGCCGTGGCCGACCTGATGACCAAGCGCGGCACCAAGGCCGTGGCCGCCGCTCAGGGCAAAACCACCCCTGAGACCGATTTCGTTCTCGGCAAGTTCGGCGTGAAGGCCCCTGAGATTATCACCGACGCCGAAGGCAAGCAGATCATCCTGGTGGACCACTCCGATCTGGCCCAGAGCCTGGACAACCTCGGCAAGGGCGAGATCCTGGGCGTCATCGACCACCACAAGCTGGGCGACGTGACCACCTCCTCCCCGCTGGAGATGTGGGTTTGGCCCGCCGGCTGCACCTGCACCGTCATCGCCAGCATGTACGATTTCTACGGCATCGAGATCCCTAAGAACATGGCCGGCATCATGCTGTGCGCCATCCTGTCCGATACCGTCATGTTCAAGTCCCCCACCTGCACCCCTGCCGACAAGAAGGCCTGTGAGAAGCTGGCCAAGATCGCTGGCGTGTCCGACATGATGGCCCTGGGCATGGAGATGTTCAAGGTGAAGTCCGCTGTGGACGGCACCCCCATCCGCGACCTGGTCTTCCGTGACTACAAGGACTTCAGCATGTCCGGCACCAACGTTGGCATCGGCCAGCTGGAAGTGGTGGACCTGGCCATCCTGGACAAGTACAAAGCCGACCTGCAGGCGGACATCGCCAAGGTGAAGGCCGAGAAGAAGCTGCACTCCGTGTTCCTGCTTCTCACCGACATCATGAAGGAAGGCACCGAGATGCTGATCGTCTCCGACGACGCCTCCGTGGTCGAGAAGGCCTTCGGCGTGAAGCCCACCGGCACCTCGGTGTGGCTGCCCGGCGTGATGAGCCGCAAGAAAGACGTGGTTCCCAAGTTCGAGAAGGTCTTCGGCGCCTAG
- the lnt gene encoding apolipoprotein N-acyltransferase — MIRLLRPNQAGGIVLLGALAGFLAFENPFVRLPVLVLAMPWSLAVLARLAGSGKHALKLGWLQGALAASASLYWIALPVHDYGYLPWILAVPCPLLMAAVLGLYPALFCWLLYSTRSALRPALWGAFAGLSWIAIEALRGWLFSGFPWLPLAATLAPWPFAIQAACLLGAYGLSGILAACGVWISGPGLASRLLCLTTLAVLTAYGFWSLAQPVKTDGEITAAMIQGNIEQAVKWDAQTLAQAVGKYAALTETVLSSKPDIIIWPETSLTFFVQEPSVESSLVKIFARKTGVPLVAGAPGYERSGKNVLVFNRAYLISADKLVDYYDKEHLVPFGEYAPFGEDIPILSGLLMGVGAFTPGKRTSPLIAGRLAMGMLICYESIFAELAQERVRSGANVLVNISNDAWFGRSAAPRQHLELAVLRAVEQNRFLLRATNTGITALIDPKGRITSETPLFQEAAVAVSGVGLITEKTPYHRLYGWIEGLAALLALALFARATHLKKRTRGE; from the coding sequence ATGATCCGGCTCCTCCGGCCTAATCAGGCCGGGGGCATCGTTCTCCTGGGAGCTCTGGCTGGTTTTCTGGCTTTCGAAAATCCGTTTGTCCGGCTGCCCGTTCTGGTTTTGGCGATGCCGTGGTCCCTGGCCGTCTTGGCCAGGCTTGCGGGTAGCGGCAAGCACGCCCTGAAACTGGGCTGGCTCCAGGGCGCGCTTGCAGCTTCGGCCAGCCTGTACTGGATTGCACTTCCCGTCCATGACTATGGCTATCTTCCCTGGATTCTGGCCGTACCCTGTCCGCTTCTCATGGCGGCTGTGCTCGGGCTCTACCCCGCCCTGTTCTGCTGGCTGCTCTACTCCACGCGCTCCGCTCTGCGCCCAGCTTTGTGGGGAGCCTTCGCGGGATTGAGCTGGATAGCCATAGAAGCCCTGCGCGGCTGGCTGTTCTCGGGTTTTCCCTGGCTTCCGTTGGCCGCCACCCTTGCTCCGTGGCCTTTCGCCATTCAGGCGGCCTGCCTGCTCGGTGCCTATGGCCTGTCCGGTATTCTCGCCGCCTGCGGGGTGTGGATTTCCGGGCCCGGCCTGGCCAGCCGGCTCCTCTGCCTCACCACCCTGGCAGTCCTGACCGCATATGGGTTCTGGTCCTTGGCCCAGCCGGTCAAAACCGACGGGGAAATAACCGCGGCCATGATCCAGGGCAACATCGAGCAGGCGGTCAAGTGGGACGCGCAAACCCTGGCCCAAGCAGTGGGAAAGTACGCCGCCCTTACGGAAACCGTTCTCTCCTCCAAACCCGACATCATCATCTGGCCCGAGACATCCTTGACCTTCTTTGTCCAGGAACCAAGCGTGGAATCAAGCCTGGTCAAAATCTTCGCCCGAAAAACGGGCGTCCCCCTGGTGGCCGGAGCTCCGGGATACGAGCGCAGCGGCAAAAACGTGCTGGTCTTCAACAGGGCGTACCTCATAAGCGCGGACAAACTGGTGGACTATTACGACAAGGAGCATCTGGTTCCCTTCGGTGAATACGCTCCCTTCGGCGAGGACATCCCCATACTGTCGGGTTTGCTCATGGGGGTTGGCGCGTTCACTCCAGGCAAACGAACAAGCCCGCTAATTGCTGGCCGCCTTGCCATGGGTATGCTCATCTGCTATGAATCCATCTTTGCGGAACTGGCTCAGGAGCGTGTTCGGTCCGGCGCCAACGTGCTGGTGAACATCTCCAACGACGCCTGGTTCGGCCGCTCAGCGGCTCCCAGGCAACACCTTGAGCTGGCCGTCCTCCGGGCTGTGGAACAGAACAGGTTTCTCCTGCGCGCCACCAACACCGGCATAACGGCGCTCATCGACCCGAAGGGCCGCATAACAAGCGAGACTCCCCTGTTTCAGGAGGCTGCCGTGGCAGTATCCGGAGTCGGACTCATCACGGAAAAGACGCCCTACCACCGGCTTTACGGCTGGATTGAGGGTTTGGCCGCTCTTCTGGCCTTGGCCCTTTTCGCAAGGGCGACTCATCTCAAGAAACGCACACGCGGCGAATAA
- the prfB gene encoding peptide chain release factor 2 (programmed frameshift), with protein sequence MALLQYPDLKSQAKDIQDQFDSLWGRLDLDGKKLRLEAIEAELSKPDAWQNPELLTPFLREKADLTGKVASFEALLKSREDMEEWLLMAQEDPGQEMLQALADQLGHLGKLVQDAELATLLSGAEDASGAILEIHPGAGGTEAQDWAEMLLRLYRRWCERHEFGVDVLDFLPGDEAGVKSVTLQVNGAYAYGFLKAEKGIHRLIRISPFDSSGRRHTSFASVDVYPDAGADIQIEVKEEDIRVDVFRASGPGGQHVNKTSSAIRITHMPSGIVVQCQNEKSQHRNRESAMKVLKARLYDLEIKKQQALRQAEYDSKEAIGFGSQIRTYTMQPYRLVKDHRTGSEAGNVEAVLDGDIDTFIRDYLLHFHAGK encoded by the exons ATGGCACTCCTACAATATCCCGATCTCAAATCCCAGGCCAAGGACATCCAGGATCAATTCGACTCCCTTTGGGGGCGACTT GACTTGGACGGCAAAAAGCTCCGTCTGGAAGCCATAGAAGCCGAGCTTTCCAAACCGGATGCCTGGCAGAATCCCGAACTCCTTACTCCTTTTTTGCGTGAAAAAGCCGACCTGACCGGCAAGGTCGCAAGCTTCGAGGCCCTTCTGAAGTCCCGCGAGGACATGGAAGAGTGGCTGCTCATGGCCCAGGAGGACCCTGGCCAGGAGATGCTGCAGGCCTTGGCGGATCAGCTCGGACATCTGGGCAAGCTGGTGCAGGATGCGGAACTGGCCACCCTGCTCTCCGGAGCGGAGGACGCCTCGGGCGCCATCCTGGAAATCCATCCGGGAGCGGGCGGCACCGAGGCCCAGGATTGGGCCGAGATGCTCCTTCGCCTCTACCGCCGCTGGTGCGAGCGCCACGAGTTCGGCGTGGATGTTCTGGACTTTCTTCCCGGCGACGAGGCCGGGGTGAAATCCGTGACGCTTCAGGTGAACGGCGCATACGCCTACGGTTTTTTGAAGGCCGAAAAGGGCATCCACCGGCTTATACGCATTTCCCCCTTCGACTCCTCGGGCAGGCGGCACACGTCGTTCGCTTCCGTGGACGTCTATCCCGACGCCGGGGCCGACATCCAGATCGAGGTCAAGGAAGAGGACATCCGCGTCGACGTCTTCAGGGCCAGCGGCCCGGGCGGCCAGCACGTCAACAAGACCAGCTCCGCCATCCGCATCACCCACATGCCCTCGGGCATCGTGGTCCAGTGCCAGAACGAAAAGAGCCAGCACCGCAACCGCGAATCCGCCATGAAGGTGCTCAAGGCCAGGCTCTACGATCTTGAGATAAAAAAACAGCAGGCCCTGCGCCAGGCCGAGTACGACTCCAAGGAAGCCATCGGCTTTGGCAGCCAGATCCGCACCTACACCATGCAGCCGTACCGTCTGGTCAAGGACCACCGTACCGGCAGCGAAGCGGGCAATGTGGAAGCCGTGCTCGACGGCGACATCGACACCTTCATCCGCGACTATCTCCTCCACTTCCATGCGGGAAAATAG
- a CDS encoding PTS sugar transporter subunit IIB: MFWVRIDNRLVHGQIIEAWLPFTDARSIVVANDELAEDELRQQIMSIAIPLGVDIAFVAVKNIQDYLSGKTIVGKDVLVLFASCPDARRAFEAGLSFSRLNLGNLHYGPGKKQICQHIALSKEDEACLSFLKSQHVDLDYRCIPSDSVEIV; this comes from the coding sequence GTGTTCTGGGTTCGTATCGACAACCGGCTGGTTCATGGCCAAATCATCGAGGCGTGGCTTCCCTTCACCGACGCCAGGTCCATTGTCGTGGCCAATGATGAATTGGCTGAGGACGAACTGCGCCAGCAGATCATGTCCATAGCCATCCCCCTCGGGGTGGACATCGCCTTCGTGGCTGTGAAGAATATTCAAGACTATTTGTCCGGGAAAACTATCGTGGGAAAGGACGTTCTTGTGTTGTTCGCCTCCTGTCCGGACGCCAGGCGGGCATTCGAGGCGGGGCTAAGCTTTTCGCGTCTGAACCTGGGCAATCTGCATTATGGGCCTGGCAAGAAGCAGATCTGCCAGCACATCGCTCTGAGCAAGGAAGACGAGGCGTGCCTGAGCTTTCTCAAGTCACAACACGTTGATCTGGATTACCGGTGCATCCCGAGCGATTCCGTGGAGATTGTTTGA
- a CDS encoding PTS sugar transporter subunit IIA — MNDTIPVPPPVGVVIVTHTDYGDKLLKAAEMIIGPQEKTGTVSVDVGVDTAETVKELNRVIKEVDQGGGVIILTDMFGGTPTNLSLSLIGQHRIEVVTGVNLPMLIKILSTRTKALELLSADAKTAGVQGIVVAGEILRKKVSGE, encoded by the coding sequence ATGAACGACACTATTCCTGTCCCGCCCCCTGTGGGCGTGGTCATTGTGACCCACACGGATTACGGCGATAAACTGCTCAAAGCCGCAGAGATGATCATCGGCCCGCAGGAGAAGACCGGCACTGTCTCTGTGGACGTAGGCGTGGACACCGCCGAGACCGTGAAAGAGCTGAACCGGGTTATCAAGGAAGTCGACCAGGGCGGTGGGGTCATCATCCTCACCGACATGTTCGGCGGCACACCCACCAACCTCTCACTTTCCCTCATCGGCCAGCACCGTATCGAAGTGGTGACCGGCGTGAATCTGCCCATGCTCATAAAAATCCTCTCGACCCGGACCAAGGCGCTGGAGCTGCTTTCCGCGGACGCCAAAACCGCGGGGGTTCAGGGTATTGTTGTGGCTGGGGAGATACTGCGGAAAAAGGTTTCCGGGGAATAG
- a CDS encoding GGDEF domain-containing protein → MRENSSHRAAFAEDRQAILEEIARLREALAKKGRSTLSGCPDGLIIARLCSGLTMADWKELVHDGHFINWLALPASGDATPHLASIQRTLEELAHQTRHDPLTGLANRRAFEKNLKLELERAYRSGSSLSLAILDLDDFKAVNDTYGHLCGDRVLMGIAAALLGHKRGYDMAARIGGEEFALILPGSGLMQAESSLERLLNESREHKVTCEGVDEPVGVTCSVGLVCTKGKMPLSVDRFVDLADKALYEAKAQGKNRIVKAPIPDLMETPQATLVHAQEKQFLFTGPDT, encoded by the coding sequence ATGCGGGAAAATAGCAGCCACCGCGCCGCTTTCGCTGAAGACAGGCAGGCCATCCTGGAAGAAATCGCCAGGTTGCGGGAAGCCCTGGCCAAAAAAGGCCGGTCCACCCTTAGCGGCTGCCCGGACGGGCTTATCATAGCCCGGCTGTGCTCGGGGCTGACCATGGCGGATTGGAAGGAGCTCGTGCATGATGGCCACTTCATCAACTGGCTGGCCCTGCCCGCATCCGGCGATGCCACGCCGCATCTGGCCAGCATCCAGCGGACCCTGGAAGAACTGGCGCACCAGACCCGGCACGACCCCCTCACCGGGCTTGCCAACCGGCGCGCTTTTGAAAAGAATCTGAAGCTGGAGCTTGAACGCGCCTATCGAAGCGGCAGCAGCCTCTCCCTGGCAATCCTTGATCTGGACGACTTCAAGGCGGTCAACGACACCTACGGACATCTCTGCGGCGACCGCGTTCTCATGGGCATTGCGGCGGCGCTTTTGGGCCACAAGCGCGGTTACGACATGGCGGCGCGCATAGGCGGCGAGGAATTCGCGCTCATCCTGCCCGGTTCGGGCCTCATGCAGGCCGAGTCGTCCCTGGAGCGATTGCTGAACGAATCCCGCGAGCACAAGGTGACCTGCGAAGGCGTGGACGAACCGGTGGGGGTTACCTGTTCCGTCGGACTTGTCTGCACCAAGGGGAAGATGCCCCTTTCAGTGGATCGCTTTGTCGATCTGGCCGACAAGGCCCTCTATGAGGCCAAGGCCCAGGGCAAGAACCGCATCGTCAAAGCCCCCATCCCCGATCTTATGGAAACTCCCCAGGCAACCCTGGTCCATGCCCAGGAGAAACAGTTCCTGTTCACGGGGCCGGACACATGA
- a CDS encoding 4-hydroxy-tetrahydrodipicolinate synthase — protein sequence MQFTGAFTALVTPFKNGRVDEEAYRAHIEWQIEQGIDGMVPCGTTGESATLSHAEHAQVIKICVDQVKGRVPVLAGAGSNNTTEAIELTRVAKQAGADGALHITPYYNKPTQAGLIAHFAAIAKEVSMPFIVYNVPGRTSVNLLPQTLAAMKKQIPEVVGVKEATGNLCQISDVIEFCGKDFIILSGDDFTVLPTLAIGGHGVISVVSNVAPAMMRKLCKAWRKGDTAKARKLHYKLAPLNRAMFIETNPVPAKTALGLMGRMTSELRLPMVNMSKDSEAKLVEILKSSGILK from the coding sequence ATGCAGTTTACCGGAGCTTTCACCGCGCTCGTCACTCCGTTCAAGAACGGGCGGGTGGACGAAGAAGCCTACCGCGCGCACATAGAGTGGCAGATCGAGCAGGGAATAGACGGCATGGTGCCTTGCGGCACCACCGGGGAGTCCGCCACCCTGTCCCATGCTGAGCATGCCCAGGTCATCAAGATTTGCGTCGACCAGGTGAAAGGCCGGGTGCCTGTTCTGGCCGGGGCTGGTTCCAACAACACCACCGAGGCCATTGAACTCACCAGGGTGGCCAAACAGGCTGGAGCCGACGGCGCCCTGCACATCACCCCCTACTACAACAAGCCCACCCAGGCCGGGCTTATCGCGCACTTCGCGGCCATCGCCAAGGAAGTGTCCATGCCCTTTATCGTCTACAACGTTCCAGGGCGGACCTCGGTGAACCTGCTTCCCCAGACCCTGGCCGCCATGAAGAAGCAGATTCCCGAAGTGGTCGGCGTCAAGGAAGCCACCGGCAACCTGTGCCAGATTTCCGATGTCATCGAGTTCTGCGGCAAGGACTTCATCATTCTTTCGGGAGACGACTTCACGGTGCTGCCCACCCTGGCCATCGGCGGGCACGGCGTGATCTCGGTGGTCTCCAACGTGGCCCCGGCTATGATGCGCAAGCTCTGCAAGGCCTGGCGCAAGGGCGACACCGCCAAGGCGCGCAAGCTTCACTACAAGCTCGCCCCGCTCAACCGGGCCATGTTCATCGAGACCAACCCGGTTCCGGCCAAGACCGCCCTTGGGCTCATGGGACGCATGACATCTGAACTGCGTCTTCCCATGGTGAACATGTCCAAGGACTCGGAAGCCAAACTCGTCGAGATTCTCAAGAGTTCCGGCATCTTGAAATAA